A genome region from Cryptosporidium parvum Iowa II chromosome 8, whole genome shotgun sequence includes the following:
- a CDS encoding RagC like small GTpase of the Ras superfamily — translation MISDTLRNNDLNLNVESDKTALTTGNSNHLLLGSQLLEKNNSNLVESSIYKIFPEEADRKIILENDIPLIMLCGLGSSGKTSIIKVLYDKVSPHETVSLYPTQSGSITLIKNESKILPCFGIIDLPGTGQIQDSLLGEDIFSKVSSLVFVIDSQNYPYNTEILRAKRLFQNAIQVKPGITFEVFLHKTDNETFSLDGAHLESQRDIHEKISSFIFQHGFEIDIRYHFTSIYNDSLLEAFSKVTQKISPFTQILEKLLDVLVISSSLEKAFLMDIYSRTFVASDSSLFDPIGFELCADILNVISEINEIYAPNCSLSRSSSGISCSINLDSGHLLHIQSIDHNIVLACVIRNEHVKNTSLININIDILKQTLIQKVLSP, via the coding sequence ATTAAGAAATAATGATCTTAATTTAAATGTAGAAAGTGACAAGACTGCCTTAACTACAGGAAACTCTAACCATCTACTTTTGGGAAGTcaattattggaaaaaaataattccaaCTTGGTAGAATCCTCAATTTACAAAATCTTTCCTGAAGAAGCTGATAGAAAGattatattagaaaatgatatACCATTAATTATGCTATGTGGATTGGGGAGTAGTGGGAAGACTTCCATAATTAAAGTATTGTATGATAAAGTTTCTCCACACGAGACAGTTTCTTTATATCCAACCCAATCAGGAAGTATTACTTTGATTAAGAATGAGTCAAAAATTCTTCCTTGTTTTGGAATCATTGATTTACCTGGGACTGGTCAGATCCAAGATTCCCTATTGGGGGAAGATATCTTCAGTAAAGTTTCATCATTAGTTTTTGTTATTGATTCCCAAAATTATCCCTATAATACGGAAATTTTAAGGGCTAAAAGACTTTTCCAAAATGCTATCCAAGTTAAACCTGGAATCACTTTTGAAGTTTTCCTTCATAAAACTGACAATGAGACATTTTCATTGGATGGAGCCCACTTGGAATCTCAAAGAGATATCCATGAAAAAATCTCAAGCTTTATTTTCCAACACGGCTTTGAAATTGACATTAGATACCACTTTACCTCTATATATAATGATTCTCTTTTAGAAGCTTTCAGCAAAGTCACACAGAAAATCTCACCATTTACTCAAATACTTGAGAAACTTCTAGATGTTCTAGtcatttcttcttctttggAAAAGGCTTTCCTTATGGATATTTATTCCAGAACATTTGTTGCCAGCGACTCATCTCTTTTCGATCCTATTGGATTCGAACTATGCGCTGATATCCTCAATGTCATTTCTGAAATTAACGAAATATACGCACCAAATTGTTCTTTGTCAAGAAGCTCATCTGGGATCTCATGCTCCATTAACCTTGATTCTGGACATCTTCTTCATATTCAATCAATCGACCATAATATTGTTCTTGCATGCGTTATAAGAAATGAGCATGTCAAAAATACATCTCtcattaatatcaatattgaTATTCTTAAGCAAACTCTCATTCAAAAAGTTCTTTCTCcttaa